GCGAACCTCGAATGAAACCTTTCCCTGGTAGTAGGAACTGTTGTAAAGATCATATGCCGCCACTGAAACACCGACAATCGTCTGTGGAGAGACGCTCTTGACAGCGTTGATAAGAGAGACGGTGAGATTGCTCCAGTCATACGGACTGTGAACAAGCGGGTTGGTAAGGGCATCCGAAATCATGGGGAAATACCAGCCAGGTTCCTTCACAACAATATATGCATAAGGATGATAGAGACTGGCAAGCGTCCTGACCCTTTGTATCCACTGCTGCTTGAAGTCGGTCCAGTTCAGCTGGCCTCCGCTCCTGTATGTCTCAGATGAGGCATCGGCAATTATCAGTGCCTTTCCGGACGACTTGACAAGGTTCACCGCACTTGTAATTTCGCTGATAATGGCCGTGTTGTTGGTTAGCCATGGTCCATAGCCGATGTCTATGCGTATCGCTGAAACATTGGATGACAGAAGCATTTTTATGTCAGCTGCCTGGACCTGCATTGTGTTGTAACTTTTAATGCCGTAAGAAGACCTGAGCGCTGTGGCGCCAAAAATCAGAGACCCGTTTGAAGACGGTTTCCAGTTGATGAGTTGCCGGTTCAGCCACTGGGTGGTTATAGACCCTGATCCGGGGCTCCTGTTCAGTTCCACGAAGGCCACAGAGACAGTTGCGCTCAGGAGTATGGCAAAGGCTGCAACTGCGAAAATGATGCGCCTTCTTCTCATTCGCACTAAAACCGTGGTATGTTTTTAATTAATATATCGTCCAGAAAATCAAAAAAGGACCCGGGTGAGATGCTACGCTTTCCGCAGCTTTACAATATAAACATCAGTATCAATGGTGACAATCAGGCACTGGAAGCACAGGTGAAGATGCTCAAGGCGACGAGTATTCCTTCGGGCCCTGGCAACAGGCAATTTACAGAACGATTCCGAATTCTCGAGGTTCACACAGATGCCGGAGAGGTTAATGGGAAAACTGCAGCAGGTATTACGGCCCGGCGAGAGTGTGCGGTTTGCACTTAGGGGCATGGGCATGTCACATTTCCAGGGAGGAAATTTTGCAGGAAACTTCAGGTCTCCCAGCAGAGGCGACGGGAGTTCGCATGTCGGCCATCCCTGATTACCTATAACAGACAGAAGACTGCCTCTCGTTTCCACCGGACTGGTTTCGTTCGAGTCAATGTCCGTCAATGTCCTTTACATGGGACCGGCTCAATTCCATTGAACTCCGGCAGGACATTATGGACGGCCATGTGATCATAACAGGCATGTCAACCGCAGAAAACCGGACATTCCGGAAGAAGGTGGGACCCCTTACACTGCAGGCAGTTCAGTTGTCGATATTGTTCAGTTTCACACGTGAAAGAGCAATAACTTCATCAGGAAGGCAGATGCCAAGAAGGGAGCAACGCGGGCATTTGGGGCTGTCAACAAGCGGAGGCGGAATGGCAGAGCAGTCTGCAGTATGCTTATTCCTGCATGCGGACAGGACAGGATCGGCGTGACACCACACCCGGTCCATTCGTTGATCGGTAGAATTCACATGGGGCGATATGATGCAGACTCTAGGCTGTTGGGACGCCTTCACAGCCAGTAAGCACCATAGACGCAGGCACCATCTGCATATATTTCTATATTGATATAGTGCTATATGAGTGAAAAAACAACCCTTCTCGCTTCCAAGACTACAAAACAATATCTTGAGCTTGTAAAAGACGAGACAGGGCTGCAGAGTTACGATGAGGTTATTGACTTCCTGCTCAAGACTTCGAAACGTTTGGCAGGCAGCGAGAAAGGCAGACTTCCCAAGTTGAAGACCTTCAGGAGGGAAGAAGGTTACCGCACTCTTTGATAGTTCAGTCTGGATTGAATACTGGAAGGGCGGCGGATATGCCGGATGCGGCAGCCCAGTATATTGAAGGAAATGAAAGAGCACTTGCGCCAACAATTAATGTGGGTGAAGTTCATAATTGGATAGCAAGAACATATGGTGAAGAAGAGGCAAATGAGAGAGTTGCCTCAATTGAGAGAAGATGCCATTTGCTTCCGGTGTCAAAGGAAATTGCGATTGACGGATCCAGACTTAAACAGAAATATGGTCTCTCTATCGCAGACTGCCTGATTCTCTCCACAGCTTACAGATATTCGGCCACGGTCATTACTGGCGATTCCGACTTCGAGAAAATCGATAATGTGGTCGTGCTGAAGTAGTGTTAAGTGTTGTGGTCAATATAATGATTTGAATCGGAGAAGAGACCGGTGTACAGCGACTATACTAACGGCCAATGATAAAATAGATATGATGACCGTTATAAGTGAGCGAAATTGAATCAGAAGCAGTCCCAAAGAGTTGCGTGTTTTCTGCCGAAAACCAGGGCAGAACTGCCCTATCTTCTGTATTTTCTTGTTGAAATTGCAGTGTTCCTTGCTGTCAATATTCCTACAGGTACCCTCAGTTTTGCCTTCAAAGCAGCCAGCAACTCCGCTCAATCAGGATACACTTTTCCCTCTGACCTATTCCCTTGCAATATTTTCATTTCTGCTTTCACTTTACTGGTTCAGGCATGAGGGCATTCTTGCGCTGCCTTATGCGATCGGAATCCCCTTCCTGTGGGTAATATTCTTTGAGATCCTGTGGCAGAATTCCTTCGTTTTCTTTGGAACACTGAATGACAGCCTGACGAATGAAGTGGTGCTTCTGAGCTGGCTTTTACCAGGCACAGCATCCTTTCCTGAGTGGAGGATGGACAGAATATCTCTGATCGCCTTCCTTACCTTTTCAGCAGGCTGGGTCTACTGGTTTGCAAGCGGTTACCTGCAGATGCCTTCAGCTGCCGGATATCTGTTTAATATTCCGCTGAAAATAGGTGCGTTCCTAGCTGTGCTGATACTGGTCATGCCCAGAAAGAGGCCATTGCACATTGAGAATTGAATTCTTGTTCGCAACCGGCGCAAACCGCTTTCAAGAAGGCTCCATGAAGCCCGTACTCCTCTACGAGCTGATACAGGCTGCGAAAATTGAATTTCAGGGCAAAGATACTTTTTCATGATTGCCTGAAGAATCCATTACTGCAAACCCGTGATTTTGAAGTAGTCTCACTTTTGGCAGTCGGGCCGGATAACGCTTCATATCGATGATGCGTAGGGAATATTGCTACCTGCCACAAAATTCTTAGTGGCGTGTTCGAAAACTTGTGGTCTGGATTCCATGTATTCCACTTCGGCGGTAAAAGAGGCTATTCCTTTCTTGTGCCTTCTTCAATGTCTGTGTTGCACTCACCAAAATGCGGAAGTGCGCTATGGATCAACACTTTTTCGAGATTAGGCAATATTTAATATAAGTTCCGCTAATTTAGGATTATGAGCCTGACCTACTATGACATCATTACTCTGACATTCGGGGAATCAGAATTCACTTCCGATGAACTGGCTGCAAGGACCGGCAGCACGAGGGCTCCAAAGCTTCTGAATGAGCTCAAGATGAGGGGCTATGTCATGAGGACGGCGAGAGGCAGATACCGGGCGTTGAAGCCCTCTGAAAGGCCCGACCTCCGCGAAAATGAGTGGAACAGGGCGAGGAAGATCATACTTGCAGGCCCTGAGCCCAAAGCATGGACCGGTACCAGTGCGGTAGAGTTATGGACCGGCATGAGATACTGTCTTGCTCCGTCTGTTTATCTCAGGGAATTTCATATTGCCATTCCCGAAGGCAGAAGTTCAATGTGGAAGAACTACCTCAGGTCGCATGGTGTTCCAACAGGCGGAAAGAGGAAGATTGGTGTCATTGTAAAACTCTACCCTTCAAGGAACCTGCGAATAGAACACCTTCTTGGAGAACCGGTGATTTCCAGGGAAGAGACCGTCAGGATAATAAGAGAGCATCCCTCGGTGTATGCCTCTGCAGAAGGTCTGCTGATTTCATGATGCCCGCTGGCAGAGAAAGGAGAATCGTTTCCGTGCTCGACGGCTGGCCATTCAGCGATGACCAGGCGGTTATAGGAGGATATGCTGTCGCCGCCTATGGTCCGGCGAGGTATTCACAGGACCTTGATGTCGTCGTCTCCAGAGCTTCGCTTGAAGGGGTGAAAGAATGGCTGAGGTCGGAGGGGTTTGAGTTCAGAAAAGGTTCATCGGTGCAACCGGGTTCGGATGCATTGTTCTTACGCGGAACTGACGGTCAGGCAACAGTTGACATTTTGTCCGGAGCAGTTGTGGACAGGGAAGTGAAGGTGAAAATACCGGACATCTGGATAATAGAAAAATCAAGGAAAACACGTCTCATTTTAATGTCCAGTTCCACACAGCATGAAGTTCCAATTGCCAGGCCTGAGGCAATATGGGCGCTGAAGCTTCAGGCAGGAAGGGATCAGGATATCGGAGACCTTTTCTCGATTAGCCGTCACTCCATCGATGCTTCGGAAATCATATCTCTTTTCAGACTGCTGAGGTCGAAAACGCTGTCAGACAGGCTGGAGAAAGTCAGAGGCAAATTGCATGAGCCGAAGTTGTACGAGGATTCAATTTCAAGGCTTGGCAGAGGAAAACCAGCCGATAAGCGGAACAGGAAGGACTGGTCAAACTTCGTTTCACTTGCGATCCGCATAATTGACAGCAGTATGCCTTGACTTTTCTATGTACCTGTGCTTCCGTTGTAGCGTGTCAGGGAGCAGGATTCCAGGTTCCCTGCCAGTCGAAAGTTTCGTAGTTTATATGCTGCTCTGTGCCGTCACTTATGCTCCCTTATAAATCTGATAGTACCAGCTCTTCTTTACTTTTCCAGTGAGGTCGAAATACACGTGCTTTATGTATGTGAACTCTTCGAGCGAATAGGGAGACAGTGAAGCACCGTGTCCGCTTTGTTTATACCCGGCCCATGGCATCTCTGAGGGCACCGGAACATGTTCATTTATCCAGACGGTTCCAAACCGAAGATCCTTTGCAGCATTCATTGCAGTTTTAACATCCTTTGTCCACACGGACGAACCGAGACCATAAGTCACGTCATTTGCCTTCTGAACAGCTTCGTCATAACTGCTGAATGGGAGCACGGTAAAAACAGGCCCAAAAATCTCTTCCTGAACAATGGATGACTTCTGGTTTTCTGTATATACCACAGTGGGCTCGAAAAAGTACCCATGTTCAAGACCCTTGATGTTCGGCCTCTTTCCGCCGTATTCAAGTCTGCCCTGTTCCTCCATCCCTCTTTTCACGTAGCCTTCCACTCTTTCTCTCTGGGTCTCCGATACCAGTGGACCCATGTCAGTGTTCTCATTGAGCGGATCTCCCACCTTTACCTTTGAAAGCTTTTGGATCAGCATCTTCATGAATTCATCCTTTACCGATTCGTGCACATAGTATCTTGTTGAATTTGCGCAGTCCTGTCCGTTATTCACCATCCCTCCTACTACGGCCCCTTCAGTTGCTGCGTCCAGGTCGGCATCGCCGAATACCACAAACGGAGCTTTGCCACCAAGTTCCAGCGAAACCTTCTTGAGGCTCGAAGAGCCTATTTCCGAAAGTCTTTTTCCGACCTCCGTACTTCCTGTAAATGCAATCATATCCACATTTCTGTTCCTGGCAAGTTCCTCACCTACCAGGCTCCCGGGGCCTGTCACAACATTAAAAACACCTTTTGGAATTCCTGCAGTTTCAACAAGCTTTGCCAGTTCCAGAGTCGTCAACGGAGTATAGCTTGCCGGTTTCACGACAACGCTGTTTCCCATCGCCAGCGCGGGGAAAGCTCTCCAGACAACCATCATCAGCGGATAATTCCATGGAGTGACGACTGCAACAGTGCCAATTGGTTCCCGTCTGATCGCACTCGTGCCTTCCTGCACATACTCTCCCATCGCCTTGCCTTCCAGAATTCTGCAGGCGCCTGCGAGAAACCTGATGTTGTCAATTGTGTAGGGAATGTCGTAATTGACCGTTTGCTTTATTGGTTTACCTGATATGCGGCTTTCGAGTTCTGCGAACATGCCTGCTTTTTCTTCCAGGAGGGAAGCAACTTTCAGCAGAAGGTTAGACCTCTCTCCCGGTGTCAGTCTACTCCAGCTCCCTCTTTCAAAGGATAGTTTCGCGGCATCGACTGCCCTGGCCACATCTTCCCGGGTTGCTTCCGGAACCCGATCAAAAGCACGGCCATTTGAAGGATTGATAACATCTAAGTGTTTCTCACTGGAGGATTCCGTCCATTCTCCATCAATATACATCTGATATGTCACGGTCAGTCACCTCTCCTTTCCCTCTTCGGATGCCGTAAACTTTCCCTCCCAGAGATCATCGAATAGATGTTCAAGATTGTCCCTCGTCAGCTGTCTTGGATTATATGCAGACAGGTTGTACAGAAATTGCCTCTCATTGAGCATGTAATCCAGCATCGAAAAGAGAAGATCCTTGGATTCCTTTGTATTTCTCATCAGGGCAGGATCAACTTCAACTTGTCTCATCAGTGCGGTAATATGCGATATCAGCCTGTCGCACACATCGTCGTCGCTGTTGGGATTTTCCTCTTCTCCGAAAGCAGACAGCAACTGTCTCATCCTGTGCTTGATACGGGAGCGGTTGAAGTCTATCACATGCGGAAGCATAAGCGCTACGGCGAGACCATGCGGCATTCTGTATTTAGGTCCGAAAGCTTCCGCCATGTAATGGCCGATGGTTGCAGGTCCGCCCACCCAGGGAAAACCGAGAACCCAGCCTCCCATCGTAGCGGCAAGCGAGAGTGCGGTCCTGGCCTCCTCGTCATGTCCGTTGCGGTAGGCTCTGGGAAGGTATGTATTTACCAGCGACGTTCCCTGTAATGCCAGTCCATCCGATATCTGGTTGTGGAGGCTCGAAACAATCCCCTCATCAAGATGGCCAAGAGCATCGAGCGCGGGAAATCTTGTTGCGTTCGGAGGGCAGGAATATGTATTTTCCGGATCAACTATCGTTGCAGTGGACAATATCTTGTTGCTTGTTATCCAGGTCTTCACACCTTCATGTATTATCACGAGAGTGTTTGATGTTTCGCTCCCCGTTCCCGAGGTCGTTGGGATCAGTATTTCCGGAACTCCTCTGTTTTTTACCTTGTCAGAGGCAGGATCCGGAGGAAGAGCACAATATTTTATCGGATCGCCGGGATTTGTCTTCATTATGGACATCAGTTTGGCCATATCCAGGGAACTGCCGCCCCCAACGCCGACGACGCAGTCGAATTCATTGTCTCTGGCAAACCTGGCAATTTCCAGAGCCACAGACATGTCAGGTTCCTTTGCATCGATTATATTCTCTATAAATGGAATCTGGCCGGACTTGAGGCTGCTGACGACCTTATCAGTGATTCCGGCATTCTTGACATTGGCATCTGAAACTATTACTGGTTTTTTTGCACCAATGTCCCTGACTATGCCGGATACCTGGGATGTAAGCCCTCTCCCGAACAGAATTCGCTTTGGGTTCTCCCAATCCATGGTCAGTTTCCCGGTCAATACTTCATTTTCGATATTCATTGGCGTTTCACTATGGCTTGTAATTACGCCGAGTGCATTAGTATTTTTTGGTACTGTCAGTCAATGAGCAGAAAGTACACGCTATTCTCATAATTTCCACTCAGTGCCCAGTTTGGAAATGTACCCTGTTTTGTTCGGGATTCTGATTGCATCATCATTCCCGGGAGATGACTTTGTACGGGGAATGAAGAAGCCGAGCGCGCGCAACCTGTCACTTCTCAGGAGAACGGTCAGGACAGATGGGCAGGAGCGTGACAGTGACGGGCATCCATCTCTGGACGGGGGATGACATACTGCATACCGTCAGGCAGAAGTAAAACGTGCCCTGAAACTCTTGGTTTGTACTGTTCAGACTCTCCACCGTCGCCGCCATTGCAGAGGCGACAATCAACTTCACTTCATTGAAACTGTGAAGCATCGGCGGCAAGGACGTTCTACGAAGTAATCTGCACCCCTATGTCCATACTCGGACAGAAATTACGGCGTAGCTGCCTGTCATCTAGGCAATCAGTGAGTTTTTTCCACACATCAAATCAGGAAGAGGGTTGAGATATGCCGGGTGACGCTTATATGTGGTTGTATTTCCACGGGCCCGGACAGACTGTGGCAGTTTGGAATTTTTTGCCTCTTTAGCGCTTTTGCAAATTTCAAGCATGAATGAATTGCACATGTGAATTTCCCAGATCCAATATTCAGGATGCCCGCTTCTGGCCGTGATTCTTTTCCTGCCCTGGAATGATGCAGCCAAAAAGACCCGGGGTGTTTCACACGGTGTCCTGTTTACGGCGCCAGATGTCCTCAGCGCGCGATGTTCTCATGCAACGGTTTCCTCAACAACATCGTAGTCTGCGGAGCCGGCACGCATGAGCGCGTCCCTCTTGTTTCTGTAGAGATAAACACCGAAAAGCAATGCACCGATTATCCATATGCCCGCCAGTACAGGGGAGAGAACATATGGCCATCCGAGTTCGTCAAACGCAAACACGATTACGGGCAGCAGGGAAACACTCGAAACTATTGGGATGACTGCGTCCTTGAGAACACTGTAGTCTTCCCTTTGTTTGTGTGCAAAACGAAGATACGCAATATTGGCCATCGTATGACCTGCAACAAGCCCTATACCCGCCATTGCTCCGGTAATTATTGCCGCAATGAATGGTCCAAATGGAATCGAAAGCGCAAGAGACATAAACAGGGCAATAAGAGAAACCACCACTACGGCCCTGTACGGTGTTTGATATTTAGGATGTGTTTCAGAGAGCCATTTTGGGAGAACACCGTCTCTTGCCATGGCATACAGAATCCTGGACTGGACGATGGGATTTGCGACAGTATATGCGATGTAACCGTTGAGTATGAAGAAAAGCAGTATCAACTCACCGGGAAGACCGAAAAATCTGTGCCAGATTATCAGTCCGGGGTCAGGTGATGTTGCATACGAAGCCATCTTTGAAGGACCCCAGGCGATAGTCAGTGCATACATGGCAGATATCAGAGTCGCGCCGGCCAGCACAGCGGCAATTATGATCGCCCTGGGGACGCTCCTCTTTGCCATCTTTGTTTCTTCACCGATCCCGATTACTGTTCCCATTCCTCCATAGGCTTCTATTCCGTAAAGCATCGCGAACAGGAAGGGAACAATACTGATGCCTGCGGGGTTGAATACACTCAGGGTATTCGCCGCTCCCATCCTGATTATGATTGTCCAGCTTGTTACCAGGAGAAATATAACTTCTGCACTGGCTGTTATCAAAAGGTATACCAGGGAAGGCCTTATGCCGAAATAATTGAAGACGAGGCCGGTTGCAAACGGAATCAGGAGTATTGGGAACCAGATGTATGCGATGGAAGATATCGCAGGTGAAAGCAGGAATACTACAGAAGTGAAACCCAGAAGTCCAAAACTGGGATAGATTACCATTTCGTTCAGCAGATACATCCATCCATTCATGAACCCGTAAAATCCACCGAATCCATGGCCCCCTATCGCATAATATCCGCCTGCATGAATTACTCTCTTCGAAAAGCGGTAGTTTGTATTTACCATCAGCAAGTAGAAGACCCACGAAAGCAGGACAGAGAGGGGAGAGGCACCAAGCGCGAAGAGCGCGACGCCCGTCAGCAGTATACCGATGTCGCCAGAAGGTGCCACATGCGTGTATGCCTGAAAGACAGCATGCCAGACGCCAACAGCATTTTTCCGAAGGGCGTGCTTCGAGTCGAGTTTAATTTTCCCTCCATCCACAGCCGCGCCAGAAAATTCCACGCTAGGAATGGGCATGGACGCTGGATTACTGATATAATATATATACGTTATTGGGTCTTTCTACCAAACTCTGGTTGTATACAATGCCAGCAGGTGAAAGTCAAATCAGCAGGACACCGTAAAATTTAGAGTCGGGTGCATCGTTTCACCTGGTATCAAAGCAGGGGATGCAACTTGACAGAGTCAGAAGTGGATTCGCAAATAAGAAGATATTGTGCCATTTTGGAGAGAACCTTCGGTGAACCTCCCGACAGCTTCCTGAGTCTTCACCCGGACTTCAGAGACGCTGTTGCCGGATGACCGTTTCCGGCAGCGGCGTCCCTCCATGGCCTGAAGCCTGACACGGTGGAGGAGCTCCTCCCCTCCCTTTACCGCAGGCAGCCGAAATACCCGGCAGCCGCGATGCTGAAGTCTCTCATGCTGATGGATCGGAAGCTGATGAACATCCATCCCTGCATGC
The genomic region above belongs to Candidatus Sysuiplasma jiujiangense and contains:
- a CDS encoding PIN domain-containing protein, coding for MIVQSGLNTGRAADMPDAAAQYIEGNERALAPTINVGEVHNWIARTYGEEEANERVASIERRCHLLPVSKEIAIDGSRLKQKYGLSIADCLILSTAYRYSATVITGDSDFEKIDNVVVLK
- a CDS encoding nucleotidyl transferase AbiEii/AbiGii toxin family protein, which translates into the protein MMPAGRERRIVSVLDGWPFSDDQAVIGGYAVAAYGPARYSQDLDVVVSRASLEGVKEWLRSEGFEFRKGSSVQPGSDALFLRGTDGQATVDILSGAVVDREVKVKIPDIWIIEKSRKTRLILMSSSTQHEVPIARPEAIWALKLQAGRDQDIGDLFSISRHSIDASEIISLFRLLRSKTLSDRLEKVRGKLHEPKLYEDSISRLGRGKPADKRNRKDWSNFVSLAIRIIDSSMP
- a CDS encoding aldehyde dehydrogenase family protein; this translates as MYIDGEWTESSSEKHLDVINPSNGRAFDRVPEATREDVARAVDAAKLSFERGSWSRLTPGERSNLLLKVASLLEEKAGMFAELESRISGKPIKQTVNYDIPYTIDNIRFLAGACRILEGKAMGEYVQEGTSAIRREPIGTVAVVTPWNYPLMMVVWRAFPALAMGNSVVVKPASYTPLTTLELAKLVETAGIPKGVFNVVTGPGSLVGEELARNRNVDMIAFTGSTEVGKRLSEIGSSSLKKVSLELGGKAPFVVFGDADLDAATEGAVVGGMVNNGQDCANSTRYYVHESVKDEFMKMLIQKLSKVKVGDPLNENTDMGPLVSETQRERVEGYVKRGMEEQGRLEYGGKRPNIKGLEHGYFFEPTVVYTENQKSSIVQEEIFGPVFTVLPFSSYDEAVQKANDVTYGLGSSVWTKDVKTAMNAAKDLRFGTVWINEHVPVPSEMPWAGYKQSGHGASLSPYSLEEFTYIKHVYFDLTGKVKKSWYYQIYKGA
- a CDS encoding iron-containing alcohol dehydrogenase, whose translation is MNIENEVLTGKLTMDWENPKRILFGRGLTSQVSGIVRDIGAKKPVIVSDANVKNAGITDKVVSSLKSGQIPFIENIIDAKEPDMSVALEIARFARDNEFDCVVGVGGGSSLDMAKLMSIMKTNPGDPIKYCALPPDPASDKVKNRGVPEILIPTTSGTGSETSNTLVIIHEGVKTWITSNKILSTATIVDPENTYSCPPNATRFPALDALGHLDEGIVSSLHNQISDGLALQGTSLVNTYLPRAYRNGHDEEARTALSLAATMGGWVLGFPWVGGPATIGHYMAEAFGPKYRMPHGLAVALMLPHVIDFNRSRIKHRMRQLLSAFGEEENPNSDDDVCDRLISHITALMRQVEVDPALMRNTKESKDLLFSMLDYMLNERQFLYNLSAYNPRQLTRDNLEHLFDDLWEGKFTASEEGKER
- a CDS encoding APC family permease — protein: MPIPSVEFSGAAVDGGKIKLDSKHALRKNAVGVWHAVFQAYTHVAPSGDIGILLTGVALFALGASPLSVLLSWVFYLLMVNTNYRFSKRVIHAGGYYAIGGHGFGGFYGFMNGWMYLLNEMVIYPSFGLLGFTSVVFLLSPAISSIAYIWFPILLIPFATGLVFNYFGIRPSLVYLLITASAEVIFLLVTSWTIIIRMGAANTLSVFNPAGISIVPFLFAMLYGIEAYGGMGTVIGIGEETKMAKRSVPRAIIIAAVLAGATLISAMYALTIAWGPSKMASYATSPDPGLIIWHRFFGLPGELILLFFILNGYIAYTVANPIVQSRILYAMARDGVLPKWLSETHPKYQTPYRAVVVVSLIALFMSLALSIPFGPFIAAIITGAMAGIGLVAGHTMANIAYLRFAHKQREDYSVLKDAVIPIVSSVSLLPVIVFAFDELGWPYVLSPVLAGIWIIGALLFGVYLYRNKRDALMRAGSADYDVVEETVA